A window of Cellulomonas wangleii genomic DNA:
CAGGACATCCTGTGGAGCTACCTGGCGCTGGGCGACCCCGACGAGGCGTTGCGCCTGCTGCAGGCGAACCCCGGCTACCCGGTGGAGGAGGGGGAGTCGCGGGCGCACACGTTCCACTGGATCGCGAACCTCGCGGCGCTGGGGACGCTCGACACCACGGTGCACGGCGACAGCCCGCTCTCCGTGGTCTTCGTGAAGGACGGCGCGCGCACCTACGTCGCCGCCAACGTGACGTCGGCGCCGCGGACCGTGACCTTCAGCGACGGCACACGGGTGTCGGTGCCCGCCGGCAGGACGGTGGCCACGGGGGCGCAGACGTGGTCCGGCGGGGGTGCCGTGGGCGGCCCGACGGCCGGGCCGACGGCGAGCCCGACGCCGACGCGGACCCCGCGTCCGACGGCGAGCCCGACGCCGACGCGGACCCCGCGTCCGACGGCGAGCCCGACGCCGACGCGGACCCCGCGTCCGACGGCGAGCCCGACGCCGACGCGGACCCCGCGTCCGACGGTCAGCCCGACGCCGACACGGACCCCGCGTCCGACGGCGAGCCCGACGCCGACACGCACCCCGCGTCCGACGGCGAGCCCGACACCGACGCCCGGCACCGGACTCACGTTCGCGCTCGGCCGGGACGGTGCGCTCGTCCGGACCCCGGGTCCGGCGGGCGAGCTCCAGGTGCCTGCCGCGCGCGGGACCGACACCGCGGCCGAGCCGCCGGGAGCCGTCGTCCTGCAGGCCACGGGCCTCACCGCCCGGGCCACGGGCGGGACGACGACGTTCGACCTGCTGGTCGACGCCGGCACCCACGTGGGCAACGGCACGCGCCTCTCGGTGCAGTACGACCTGACCGGGGACGGGACGTGGGACCGGGTCGAGGTCTACCGGTACCTCGCGACCGACCCCCTGCCGGGCGGTGAGCGCTACACCCAGGCCGTCGGCCTGGACCGCGCGACCGGTGCGCTGGGTGACCTGCGCGGTGGCACGGTCCGGGTGGCGCTGTGGAACGCCATCGGGAGCGGTCCGTCGACGGTGGCGACCGGAGGGTCCGTGATCGGGCTGCCGTTCCGCTGAGGTCGGCGACGGGGCCGGGGCGTACGCCCCGGCCCCGTCGTGGTGCGGGAGACGGGAGTCGAACCCGCACGCCCTTGCGGGCACCAGGACCTAAACCTGGCGTGGCTGCCGTTTCACCACTCCCGCGCGCGCCCGAGTCTGGCACGCGCCGACCCGGGGCCGCCCGGTGGTCAGTCGATGCCGAGGTCCCGCCGCAGCTTGGCGACGTGGCCCTTGGCGCGCACGTTGTACTGCGCGAGCGCGACCTTGCCCTCGGGGTCGACCACCACGGTCGAGCGGATGACGCCCGTCGACGTGCGCCCGTAGCTGGTCTTCTCGCCCCACGCGCCCCAGGCCTCGAGCACGCGGTGCTCCGGGTCCGAGAGCAGGGGGAACGTCAGCGCCTCGGCCTGCGCGAACCGCGCCAGCTTCTCGGGCGAGTCGGGCGAGACGCCGAGGACGACGTACCCGGCGCCCGTGAGCGAGGCCAGCGAGTCGCGGAAGTCGCAGGCCTGCGCCGTGCAGCCCGGCGTGCCGGCGGCGGGGTAGAAGTAGACGACGACGGAGCGGCCGCGCAGGTCCCGCAGCGACACCTCCTCGCCGGTGCTGCTGGGAAGCGTGAGGTCGGGCGCGGTGTCGCCGACGGCGAGGCGGGGCACGGTCACTCCTGCGGGTCGTGGGGGCGGGACGACGGACGCCAGCCTAGATCGCAGCGGGGTAGCGTCGGCGACGTGAGTGCACCGAACGAGACGCCCCGCGAGGGCGCGGGCCGTGACCTTCCCCTGCGCATGCTCAACGACCGGCTGCTGGTCGAGCTCGACTCCGACGCGGCCGAGCGCCGTACCGGCGCCGGCATCCTCATCCCGCCGACGGCGGCCATGGGCAAGCGGCTGGCGTGGGCCACGGTGGTCGCGGCGGGTGAGCACGTGCGTCAGGTCAAGGTCGGCGACCGCGTGCTGTTCGACCCGGAGGAGCGCGCCGAGGTGGAGGTCTCCGGGAGCACGTACCTGCTCCTGCGGGAGAAGGACGTGCACGGCGTGGCGGAGCCGCGGGCGACCGGTGAGGGCACCGGCCTGTACCTGTGACCGGCGTGTCGTGCGCACCCGCCGTCGTGTCTTCATGACGGCGAGGTTCGCGTCGTAGGGTCCGGGTGAAGGTCGGGGGACCGCGACTGTCGCGCGTGCGACGAGGAGGACCATGGACGAGCGCATCCCGGCGGACGACCCGGGCCGGGCCCAGGAGGCCGGGGCCGGCGCGGAGGGCGTGCCTGCACCTGACGAGAACGTCATGCTCCCCGGGCTCGACGCGGCGCAGCACGCCCAGGAGCTGCTGGCCGAGCACGTGCCGTTGACCCTGCTCGTCGACCTGCTCGCCCCGACGGGGCAGACGTCCGAGGAGCTGCTCGCGGCCGAGGGGCTCCCCGAGGACGCGTGGTGGAGCGCGGACGGCGGCACGCCCACCGGGGCGTGAGGGTCGTCACAACAGGCCCGTGGGCGGCCCTCCGGTTCGACCACCACCCCGGGATCCTGCTAATCTCAACCAGCCGCGCGCCTCTAGCTCAACTGGCAGAGCAGCTGACTCTTAATCAGCGGGTTCCGGGTTCGAGTCCCGGGGGGCGTACCAGCCACGAAGCCCCGTCAGGTCCGCCTGACGGGGCTTCGTCGTTCCCGGGGCGACCCACCACCGACGACCGCGACCAGCACGGCGGACGGGATCCCGGTGGCCTCAGCGCGCGCCCATGAGCAAGCCGGGCGCGAACACGGTCGGCGCCAACCCCAGGGACCCGGCCAGCGAGACGCACCCGTGGCACGGGTCCATCGGACCGTGCGGCAGGTACGTCGCCTCCCCGACCGTGCAGATGGCGCCGTCCGGCATCCCGACGAGCGACGTGGGCTCCGGCTCGCCCGCGGCAGCCGCGTGGTCCGACCTGGCGGTGAGCGCCCGTGACATGGCGCTGACCGGCGAGCACCCACGGACGTCGTACTGCAGCCATGGGCCGGTGTCACGCACGGCTGCGTCCAGCCAGTCGGTGAACCACTCGGTGAACGACGACGCGACCTGGGTGGTCTCTCCGGCCGACCCGGACGCGTCCAG
This region includes:
- a CDS encoding GroES family chaperonin, giving the protein MLNDRLLVELDSDAAERRTGAGILIPPTAAMGKRLAWATVVAAGEHVRQVKVGDRVLFDPEERAEVEVSGSTYLLLREKDVHGVAEPRATGEGTGLYL
- the bcp gene encoding thioredoxin-dependent thiol peroxidase → MPRLAVGDTAPDLTLPSSTGEEVSLRDLRGRSVVVYFYPAAGTPGCTAQACDFRDSLASLTGAGYVVLGVSPDSPEKLARFAQAEALTFPLLSDPEHRVLEAWGAWGEKTSYGRTSTGVIRSTVVVDPEGKVALAQYNVRAKGHVAKLRRDLGID